In Primulina huaijiensis isolate GDHJ02 chromosome 6, ASM1229523v2, whole genome shotgun sequence, a single window of DNA contains:
- the LOC140978866 gene encoding zinc finger BED domain-containing protein DAYSLEEPER-like: MFMDSNTNTELEKSELDYYLEESLLPRSISYFDIFCWWKTNEIKYPILHDIAKDVLAIPVTTVASESTFNTSGRVLNAHHNGLHPKTMEALMCARDWLWSEIQDYIASKDQKFDNDSDIEEPESCTNSNTDYSME, from the exons ATGTTCATGGATTCTAATACTAATACTGAACTTGAGAAGTCAGAGTTGGATTATTATTTAGAAGAGTCTTTGTTGCCAAGAAGTATAAGTTACTTTGATATCTTTTGTTGGTGGAAGACGAATGAGATCAAATATCCCATTTTGCATGATATTGCAAAGGATGTGTTGGCAATTCCTGTGACGACTGTTGCTTCTGAATCAACATTCAATACTAGTGGGAGAGTTTTAAATGCTCACCATAATGGACTTCATCCTAAAACTATGGAGGCTTTGATGTGTGCTCGAGATTGGTTATGGAGTGAAATTCAAG ATTATATAGCTTCGAAGgatcaaaagtttgataatgATTCTGATATAGAG gagCCGGAGTCATGCACTAACAGTAATACTGATTACAGCATGGAGTga